The following proteins come from a genomic window of Hypanus sabinus isolate sHypSab1 chromosome 9, sHypSab1.hap1, whole genome shotgun sequence:
- the LOC132398827 gene encoding hemoglobin subunit alpha-like codes for MVLSGPNKQVIEELGSLIKANAEAWGADALARLFEIHPQAKTYFPKFNGYKASDPAVRKHGCLVMKAVADAAQNVDNLSKHLESLAKKHGEELLVDPHNFQLLADCITVTLAINLTAFTPATHCAVDKFLELLAHELSSKYR; via the exons ATGGTGCTCTCTGGCCCCAACAAACAGGTCATAGAGGAACTGGGTAGCCTGATAAAGGCGAATGCTGAAGCTTGGGGAGCAGATGCTTTAGCCAG ATTGTTTGAGATCCACCCCCAAGCTAAGACGTACTTCCCGAAATTCAATGGCTACAAAGCCTCTGACCCAGCCGTCAGAAAACATGGCTGCCTAGTAATGAAGGCTGTGGCGGATGCAGCCCAGAACGTGGACAACCTGAGTAAACACCTGGAAAGTCTTGCCAAGAAACATGGTGAAGAACTTCTTGTGGATCCTCACAACTTTCAG CTGTTGGCTGATTGTATCACAGTTACCCTGGCTATTAACTTGACAGCATTCACTCCTGCAACCCACTGTGCAGTCGACAAATTCCTTGAGTTGCTCGCACATGAATTGAGCTCCAAGTACCGTTGA